A segment of the Vagococcus hydrophili genome:
AGTAGATATAGCCTACTTTCGGTCTTGCATCTAAAACACCTGTCATTGTCAAAACCGCTAAATCACTTCTTAAGGTTGGTTTGGTTAAACCTAAATGCTCTGCAATTTTATCACCACTAATCGGTTCATTTTCTTTCACAATTTCAATAATTGATTTTTGTCGTTCACTTAACTCCATCTTAGTCCCTCATTTTTTTACTTATTTTTCATTCTGATACCACTCTTAGCTGCTGCAAGATAGGCAACAGGTACTCGGTAAGGTGAACAAGATACATAGTCTAAGCCTAGTTGATCAAAGAACTCAATGGAATGTGGATCTCCTCCTAATTCCCCGCAAACCCCAATTTTCATATCTGGCTTCGTTTTTCTGGTTTTTTCAACAGCAATCTTAATTAATTCCCCCACACCTGTCACATCTAGTGTTTGGAATGGGTCAATTGGTAATACCCCTTCTGCCAGGTATTGATTAATGTATTTGGCCGCGTCATCTCTTGAGAAACCAAAAGTCATTTGCGTTAAATCATTGGTTCCAAAACTAAAGAAGTCGGCACTTTTAGCTAATTCATCCGCAATCAGACATGCTCTCGGTAGTTCAATCATCGTTCCCAAAGTAAAAGGAACACTGCAATCTTCAGAATCCATAATATGATTAATATGGTTCTCTAATTTAGTTCTTAAACTACTTAGCTCACCTTCCATTCCTACTAATGGTATCATAATTTCTGGAAAAACTTCCATCTGACTTGATTTTTTTAGTTCAATGGCACTTCTGATGATTGCTTCCACTTGCATGATGTAAAGTTCTGGATAGGTCACAGCTAAACGACAGCCTCGATGACCTAACATTGGATTAATTTCATGTAGTTCATTCACTCGATGTTGTAAATAATCATACTGAACACCCATCTCCTCAGCAATCTTGCGAATATCTCCTTCTTTTGACGGAACAAACTCATGCAGAGGTGGATCAAGTAAACGAATCACCGTTGACTTACCACTAATCGTTTTGAATATTTCTTTAAAATCATCAATTTGATAACCTAGAATAGTCTGTAGTGCTTTGTTTCGTTCTTCTTGATTACTTGCTAAGATAAAACGGCGCATTTCGATTAAACGCTCGGGCGCAAAAAACATGTGCTCTGTTCGAACTAAACCGATACCACTCGCTTCAAAAGCCATTCCTGTTTCGATATCAGATGTCATTTCTGCATTCATTCGAACTTCTAAGCGTGAAAATTCTTTGGACCAAGCCATGACTGTTTCGAAGTATTCGTTTTTCTCAGACAATTCAAGAGAAACTTCCCCCACATACAAATCCCCATTTGTTCCATCAACTGAAATGATGTCCCCTTCTTTTAAGACACCTTTAGGATAGGTTACCGTCTTAATAAATTCATCAATTTCAAGCTCGCTACACCCTGCCACACAACAGGTTCCCATACCACGAGCAACCACTGCCGCGTGAGACGTCATCCCACCGCGACTTGTCACAATCGCCTGACTAACCACCATGCCACCAATATCTTCTGGGGAGGTTTCTTGTCTCACCAAAATGACTTTTTCACCACGCTCTGACCATTCTTTTGCCACTGCCGCATCAAAACAAATTTTACCTGTGGCAGAACCTGGACTGGCAGGAAGTCCCACTGTTGAAATCAATTCAGCTGATTTTAATGCTTCTTCTACAAAGACCGGATGCAATAATTGATTGACTGAATGTGGATCCAAACTTAAAATCGCTTCTTCTTTTGTTTTTAACCCTTCTTCCACCATATCAACAGCCACTTTAAAAGCTGCGTGAGCTGTTCGTTTACCATTTCTAGTTTGAAGTAGGTATAATTTTTTATTTTCAATGGTAAATTCAATATCTTGCATATCTTGATAGTGTTTTTCTAAAGTTTCTGACATCTCAAAAAATTGTTTATAAACTTCTGGCATAGCTGTCTTTAATTCTGAAATTGGAAGTGGTGTTCTAATTCCTGCCACTACATCTTCTCCTTGTGCATTGATTAAATATTCCCCAAACAGTTTATTCTCTCCTGTTGATGGATTTCTTGTAAAAGCCACACCTGTCCCACTATTTGGACCGCTATTCCCAAAAACCATTAGTTGAATGTTCACAGCTGTTCCTAAATCGTCTGAAATATCATGTAACTTACGGTAAATGTTAGCGCGTTCATTATTCCAAGAACTAAACACTGCCTCAATGGCTGCGAATAATTGTTCTTTTGGATTCTGAGGAAAAGCTTGTTTCTTAATTTCCAAATAGATGCGTTTATACTCATGAACGATTTCTTTCAACTGATCTGCCGTTAATTCTGAATCTAGTTTGACTCTATTTTTTCGTTTATAAAATTCTAAAAAGTTTTCAAAATGAGAACCATCAATCCCGTAAACCACGTCACCAAACATTTGAAGTAAACGGCGGTAACAATCATAAGCAAATTCTTCATCTTGAGTCACACGTGCCAAGTGCTCCACGTTTTCGTCATTCAGTCCTAAATTTAAAACCGTGTCCATCATGCCAGGCATTGAGAATTTAGAACCACTTCTGACAGAAAGTAACATCATGTTTTCTGGATCATTTAATGATTTTCCCGAACGCTCTTCTAATTGTTTCAAATGTAATTCAATCTCATCTTGAACGTCTTTTGTTAGCATTCTTTCATTGTTTAAATAAGTCATACACGTTTCAGTTGTAATCGTAAAACCATCTGGAACAGGTAATCCTAAGCGCGTCATTTCAGCTAAGTTTGCCCCCTTACCTCCTAAAAGCCCTTTCATTTCTGCATTACCTTCACTGAAACTGTACACATTTTTTGTCATGAATAATCCTCCAAACGTTTTATTAAATCTAAAAACATTATATAATACGTCTTATATAATTTCAATAAGATGTATTATATAATTAATAAAACGCACATATAAAAAAGAAGCTGACGCTAGGACTACACCCGACACGACAACTTCTCTAAAGTTAAATTAATTTTTTATTAAAAAGTTTTATACTTAATAAGTGAATCATACTGTTTTAAAGTGTTACTTCAAGAAAAACGTCGTATAAACATAGGACATTACATACAAGATATAAATATGAGCTGGGTAGAAAATGTAAAAGAAATATTTACTTCCTTTCCCTCTTTGCCCATTATATAAAGCTATTAAAACAATCGAGAAAATCATCATCCATTGATGGTTCCCAGAAAAAAGATTCGTAAAATTAAAGCCTGTGGAAATCAAACCAACCAGTAAAATCGCGATGTATTGAATAATTCTTTTTTCTCTAAATAGATATAAAACAGCTCCCAAGATAACTACTAGAAAGCCACCTTCAACCGTAATAAATGATGGAAATATCATTGAACTATAAACAGCTAACATTGGATTTGTATTTAAAAATAACAAAAATAAAACTGTTGGAATAGCTGGTAATACTAACATTAAGATTGCCTTTAAAAATTTCTTTTCTTTTAAACTATCAATCATCGACATCATCATTGTTGACAATAACATCGTACCAAAAACATTGTTCATTAAAACAACAGATTCTAATGGAAATACTCGACTAAAAATAAAAGTAAGAACATTCATCAGCCAAAAGCCGATTAGTAATCGTAGCATATATTTTTTACGATCTCTTGTATAGTGAAATCCTTCTGCTGCCATGAATAAAAAGATCGGTAACACCAATCGACCTAACATACCAAACCATAGTGGAGCACCTGCATAGTAAAACATTTGATGAACATGATCAAAGACCATTAAGATAATACCAATCAATTTTAATTGTGTGCCTGTGATACCATATTTTTGTTGATTCATAAAAAAACTCCCTTTCAAACCTTTCTTATATCATAAAGGAAATTAAGAATATTTTTAATGGAAGTATCTTACAACTAACTTACATTTTTGTTATAAAAAAGAAAGCTGACTTTTTACGATCAGCTTTCCGTTCTATCTTATACATGTGTCAACGTATTACTTTCGACGTCAAATTGTTTATCTACTAAGCCATTATAAAATTCTGGCTCATGGGAAACGACAATCAATGTGCCTTCATAATCTTTTAAGGCACGTTTCAACCCATCTTTAGTACCCTGATCTAAATGGTTCGTTGGCTCATCTAAAATTAAGAAATTACTTTTCTTAAGGGTTAGACCACACAATTTAACTTTAGTTTGTTCTCCCCCACTTAATTGATCTAGTGCTTTTGTTACATTGTCATCAATAATCCCACTACGAGATAGATAACGACGAACTTCTTTATTATTTAATTTCGGAAATTGTTCTTTAATCCAATCAAAGGCAGATTGATGCGGGTTTGACCAAACTAAATCTTGAGAGAAATAACTAATTTTAGCTTCTCTTGATAATTCGATTTCACCATTAATCGCTTGAATTTCACCAATTAACGTTTTTAAAAGAGTTGATTTCCCAATCCCATTAAACCCGTTAATCGCAATTTTTTCGCCGTTTTGAACCAATAGATTAATGGGTGGTAATAATGCTTTTTTGCTATAACCAATCTCTAAGCGTTTCACTTCCACGACTAAATTTCCGTGAGAAGCTGTATATGGAAAATGGAAATGCCCTGGTTTTGGTGAAACTGGTGGTGTTAAGCGGTCCATTCTATTTAATTGTTTTTCACGACTTTTCGCCATGGTTGAACGACTACCCGCTTTATATTTTCTGATATAGGTTTCTAACTTGTCAATTTCTTTTTGTTGTTTTTCAAATTCACGATGCAAATGTTCCTGTTGTGCTTCTTTTTGTTTCATCGCCGCGTCGTAATTTCCCATGTATTTTGTTAACGTTTGGAATTCGATATCACAAATACAATTAGTCACACGATTTAAAAATTCACGGTCATGGGAAATAACAATATAGGTATCTTCTAATTGATTTAAATAATCTGATAGCCAATCAATATGTTCCGCATCTAAGTAGTTCGTTGGCTCATCTAAAAGGAACACATCCGCTTTTTCTAATAATAATTTTGCTAGAGATACTTTTGAACGTTGACCACCACTTAGGGCATCCACTTCACGATCTAAACCAATCGCATTAATCCCAAGACCTGTTGCAACACGTTCGATTTCAGTTTCAATATTATAGAAATCATTGTTTTCTAATATATCTTGATACTGACCAATTTCTTCCAACAAAGCATCATCATAGGTCTCTGCATACGTCATATATAATTCTTGAATTTTATCATTCATCTCATATAAATGTTTGAAGGCACGTTTCAAATAATCAAAAATTGTATTCCCTTCATCATAAGTCAGTTGTTGTTCTAAATAAGAGATTCTTAAATTATTTTGCCAAACAATTTGACCCCCATCTGGTAAAACTTCTCCTTGAATCATCTTTAAAAGCGTTGATTTTCCAGCCCCATTTTTTCCAGTTAAGCCTAAATGCTCCCCTTTGTTGACTCTTAAACCACTATCTTTATATAAAACTTTATCTGGTAATTCATAATCTAAATTGGTAATTGTTAATATACTCATTTTTTCTTTCCTTCTTTCTACAAATTAAAAGAGACTAACCGAAATTTTGTGGTTAATCTCTCTACTTCTATCCTAGACAAAAATAGAGAAGACGACGGAAACATTTTCAAGTCGCCCTCCCCACAATCACTATTAGAATAGAAGTATCAACAAATAAGACTGTTATTTTCAGTCTTTTTAAGTTACTTATTCTCAATAGTGATGAAGAAATTTCTCTTACGCTCTGAACATATGCTTCATCTATTTCTAATGTTCAGAGCAAATTCGTCTAATCAAGACCATTTTACTCACCCTTAACTTTATTAAATGAAATATAACATACTAAAAAATGTACGTCAAACATGAAATTTTTCAAAAAATAGTTTTCATCGGTTGATAAGTCAACCTAAATGCGTTAACATGACTTCTTGGGGAGGAATTTATTATGATAATACAAAAATTAAATAGTGTGTTTGGTAAAAAAATTGTTGAAATGTTCTTAATTACTCTTGGTTCTTTTGTTGTCTCTTTAGGATTTAACGCCTTTTTATTTCCTAATCGAATTGTTTCTGGAGGAATTAACGGTTTAACGATTATTCTTTTTGAAACCTTACATTGGTCTCCAAGTATTGTTTTGTATTCTGTTAATATTGTCTTACTCTTTCTTTGTTTCTTTATTTTAG
Coding sequences within it:
- the ppdK gene encoding pyruvate, phosphate dikinase — protein: MTKNVYSFSEGNAEMKGLLGGKGANLAEMTRLGLPVPDGFTITTETCMTYLNNERMLTKDVQDEIELHLKQLEERSGKSLNDPENMMLLSVRSGSKFSMPGMMDTVLNLGLNDENVEHLARVTQDEEFAYDCYRRLLQMFGDVVYGIDGSHFENFLEFYKRKNRVKLDSELTADQLKEIVHEYKRIYLEIKKQAFPQNPKEQLFAAIEAVFSSWNNERANIYRKLHDISDDLGTAVNIQLMVFGNSGPNSGTGVAFTRNPSTGENKLFGEYLINAQGEDVVAGIRTPLPISELKTAMPEVYKQFFEMSETLEKHYQDMQDIEFTIENKKLYLLQTRNGKRTAHAAFKVAVDMVEEGLKTKEEAILSLDPHSVNQLLHPVFVEEALKSAELISTVGLPASPGSATGKICFDAAVAKEWSERGEKVILVRQETSPEDIGGMVVSQAIVTSRGGMTSHAAVVARGMGTCCVAGCSELEIDEFIKTVTYPKGVLKEGDIISVDGTNGDLYVGEVSLELSEKNEYFETVMAWSKEFSRLEVRMNAEMTSDIETGMAFEASGIGLVRTEHMFFAPERLIEMRRFILASNQEERNKALQTILGYQIDDFKEIFKTISGKSTVIRLLDPPLHEFVPSKEGDIRKIAEEMGVQYDYLQHRVNELHEINPMLGHRGCRLAVTYPELYIMQVEAIIRSAIELKKSSQMEVFPEIMIPLVGMEGELSSLRTKLENHINHIMDSEDCSVPFTLGTMIELPRACLIADELAKSADFFSFGTNDLTQMTFGFSRDDAAKYINQYLAEGVLPIDPFQTLDVTGVGELIKIAVEKTRKTKPDMKIGVCGELGGDPHSIEFFDQLGLDYVSCSPYRVPVAYLAAAKSGIRMKNK
- a CDS encoding TraX family protein, which gives rise to MNQQKYGITGTQLKLIGIILMVFDHVHQMFYYAGAPLWFGMLGRLVLPIFLFMAAEGFHYTRDRKKYMLRLLIGFWLMNVLTFIFSRVFPLESVVLMNNVFGTMLLSTMMMSMIDSLKEKKFLKAILMLVLPAIPTVLFLLFLNTNPMLAVYSSMIFPSFITVEGGFLVVILGAVLYLFREKRIIQYIAILLVGLISTGFNFTNLFSGNHQWMMIFSIVLIALYNGQRGKGSKYFFYIFYPAHIYILYVMSYVYTTFFLK
- a CDS encoding ABC-F family ATP-binding cassette domain-containing protein; its protein translation is MSILTITNLDYELPDKVLYKDSGLRVNKGEHLGLTGKNGAGKSTLLKMIQGEVLPDGGQIVWQNNLRISYLEQQLTYDEGNTIFDYLKRAFKHLYEMNDKIQELYMTYAETYDDALLEEIGQYQDILENNDFYNIETEIERVATGLGINAIGLDREVDALSGGQRSKVSLAKLLLEKADVFLLDEPTNYLDAEHIDWLSDYLNQLEDTYIVISHDREFLNRVTNCICDIEFQTLTKYMGNYDAAMKQKEAQQEHLHREFEKQQKEIDKLETYIRKYKAGSRSTMAKSREKQLNRMDRLTPPVSPKPGHFHFPYTASHGNLVVEVKRLEIGYSKKALLPPINLLVQNGEKIAINGFNGIGKSTLLKTLIGEIQAINGEIELSREAKISYFSQDLVWSNPHQSAFDWIKEQFPKLNNKEVRRYLSRSGIIDDNVTKALDQLSGGEQTKVKLCGLTLKKSNFLILDEPTNHLDQGTKDGLKRALKDYEGTLIVVSHEPEFYNGLVDKQFDVESNTLTHV